From Mobula birostris isolate sMobBir1 chromosome 8, sMobBir1.hap1, whole genome shotgun sequence, the proteins below share one genomic window:
- the LOC140202241 gene encoding barrier-to-autointegration factor-like, with protein sequence MISTSHKHRNFVSEPMGNKSVSALAGIGEALGRRLEEQGFDKAYVVLGQFLVLRKDDELFKDWLKDICGANSRQAGQCVFCLQEWCNAFL encoded by the exons ATGATTTCAACATCACACAAGCACAGGAATTTTGTGTCCGAACCAATGGGAAACAAATCAGTTTCTGCCTTGGCTGGAATCGGAGAAGCACTTGGAAGAAGACTAGAAGAACAAGGTTTTGATAAG GCTTATGTAGTGCTAGGCCAGTTCCTTGTTCTGAGAAAGGATGATGAATTATTTAAAGACTGGTTGAAAGATATTTGTGGAGCCAACAGCAGACAAGCTGGACAGTGTGTCTTCTGTTTACAGGAATGGTGCAATGCTTTCCTGTAG